Proteins encoded by one window of Flagellimonas lutaonensis:
- a CDS encoding gliding motility-associated C-terminal domain-containing protein: MEKITFLAFRSAALSFVICSSAFLFLTLLASFDDFSSSLSLGTTYVDTDGDGVFDQYDIDDDNDGIIDAVEDKNTDGDGNPSTNATDSDGDGTPDYLDVDSDNDGLLDNYEAQRSSNFIEASDVDSDGNGLDDNYESTPGGGEGLTPIDTEGDNIADYVDIDSDNDGILDQTESSTLGTDFDCETIPNLKFGQEPVLESGEAFSEGAVYRISNVFQGTDALITVEEIVNGRIDVLDQNAIDPEYFKPEIQFEFTDNVRRPHVDLRISLVSQGTNSPKVLEELIANFIDVDGNQQYQEFNRFDLPVSYTVDNPTEVVVNTTSGGLLINGGFEEYDGISNQNPSVNVAVQFVDISTFVFRFGVQTSTTENFKTIVRQSGIQFSCMDNFLDPQTTTFSEDVDSDGDSFPDRVDIDSDNDGIPDNVEAQLTDGYIPPTGNDTDGDGLDDAYDDGDFEGLNPVNTDGTDNPDYLDGDSDNDLVPDNNEGNDFDFDGVPDWTFVGEDTDGDGLDDGYEGADVDDGFDVNDEIDDPANDLPDTDGTEDVNYRDLDDDGDGIDTPDEDADGDGDPTDDDTDGDGTPDYLDPDNGPDTDGDGVPDVVDIDDDNDGILDTVENPDLDGDGDPLTDPQDSDGDGRPDHLDIDSDDDGIPDNVEGQPTEGYVPPSGNDSDNDGLDDAYEGSGDEGVTPEDTDGDTAPDYLDGDSDNDLVPDNNEGNDFDFDGVPDWTFVGEDTDGDGLDDGYEGADVDDGFDVNDEIDDPANDLPDTDGTEDVNYRDLDDDGDGIDTPDEDADGDGDPTDDDTDGDGTPDYLDPDNGPDTDGDGVPDVVDIDDDNDGILDTVENPDLDGDGDPLTDPQDSDGDGRPDHLDIDSDDDGIPDNVEGQPTEGYVPPSGNDSDNDGLDDAYEGSGDEGVTPEDTDGDTAPDYLDGDSDNDLVPDNNEGNDFDFDGVPDWTFVGEDTDGDGLDDGYEGADVDDGFDVNDEIDDPANDLPDTDGTEDVNYRDLDDDGDGIDTPDEDADGDGDPTDDDTDGDGTPDYLDPDNGPDTDGDGVPDVVDIDDDNDGILDTVENPDLDGDGDPLTDPQDSDGDGRPDHLDIDSDDDGIPDNVEGQPTEGYVPPSGNDSDNDGLDDAYEGSGDEGVTPEDTDGDTAPDYLDGDSDNDLVPDNNEGNDFDFDGVPDWTFVGEDTDGDGLDDGYEGADVDDGFDVNDEIDDPANDLPDTDGTEDVNYRDLDDDGDGIDTPDEDADGDGDPTDDDTDGDGTPDYLDPDNGPDTDGDGVPDVVDIDDDNDGILDTVENPDLDGDGDPLTDPQDSDGDGRPDHLDIDSDDDGIPDNVEGQPTEGYVPPSGNDSDNDGLDDAYEGSGDEGVTPEDTDGDTAPDYLDGDSDNDLVPDNNEGNDFDFDGVPDWTFVGEDTDGDGLDDGYEGADVDDGFDVNDEIDDPANDLPDTDGTEDVNYRDLDDDGDGIDTPDEDADGDGDPTDDDTDGDGTPDYLDPDNDPPQEDKIEVNQLVTPNGDGRNDFLFIRGVENARNNTLKIFNRWGVAVYEGKNYNNINNVFDGRSKGRSTLSADNYLPSGVYFYIFEYESEQGKITDTDYLYISR; this comes from the coding sequence ATGGAGAAAATTACTTTTTTGGCCTTTAGGAGTGCGGCTCTTTCATTCGTTATTTGCTCCTCTGCCTTTTTGTTTTTAACACTTCTGGCATCTTTCGATGATTTTTCTTCCTCCCTTTCTCTTGGTACAACCTATGTCGATACCGATGGGGATGGTGTGTTCGACCAATATGACATTGACGATGACAATGACGGAATTATCGACGCTGTTGAGGATAAAAACACAGATGGCGATGGTAATCCATCGACCAATGCAACTGACTCTGACGGCGATGGTACACCCGACTATTTGGATGTGGATTCAGATAACGATGGGTTGCTAGACAATTACGAAGCACAGCGTTCTTCTAATTTCATTGAAGCTTCTGATGTTGATTCGGATGGAAACGGGTTGGATGATAACTATGAATCTACACCCGGAGGTGGTGAAGGCCTGACTCCCATTGATACTGAAGGTGACAACATTGCCGATTATGTTGATATCGACTCAGACAATGATGGTATTCTAGATCAAACCGAATCAAGCACATTGGGCACTGATTTTGACTGTGAAACCATCCCTAACTTGAAATTTGGCCAAGAGCCGGTTCTAGAGTCGGGCGAGGCTTTCAGTGAAGGTGCCGTATATAGAATAAGCAATGTCTTTCAGGGCACTGATGCACTGATAACCGTCGAAGAAATAGTCAATGGCAGAATTGATGTCTTGGATCAAAATGCAATCGATCCTGAGTATTTCAAGCCTGAGATTCAGTTTGAGTTTACAGATAATGTCCGAAGACCCCACGTTGATTTGAGAATATCATTGGTCTCCCAAGGCACCAATAGTCCCAAGGTACTTGAAGAATTGATAGCTAATTTTATCGATGTTGATGGAAACCAACAGTACCAAGAATTCAACCGCTTTGACCTTCCGGTAAGTTATACAGTTGACAACCCTACCGAGGTGGTGGTCAACACTACTTCGGGAGGTCTTTTGATAAATGGCGGTTTTGAAGAATACGATGGTATTTCCAATCAAAATCCTTCGGTTAATGTAGCGGTGCAATTTGTTGATATTTCCACCTTTGTCTTTAGGTTTGGTGTGCAGACAAGCACTACTGAAAACTTTAAGACCATCGTAAGGCAATCGGGTATTCAGTTTTCTTGCATGGACAACTTTTTGGATCCCCAGACCACAACTTTTAGCGAGGATGTGGATTCTGACGGTGATAGTTTTCCTGATAGGGTTGATATAGACAGTGATAATGATGGTATTCCTGATAATGTGGAAGCACAGTTGACCGACGGCTACATTCCACCAACGGGCAATGATACAGATGGGGATGGTTTGGATGACGCGTATGATGATGGTGATTTCGAAGGATTGAATCCTGTAAATACAGATGGAACTGATAATCCCGACTATCTGGACGGTGACAGTGACAACGACCTTGTGCCGGACAACAACGAGGGCAACGACTTCGACTTCGACGGGGTGCCCGATTGGACGTTTGTGGGCGAGGACACGGACGGCGACGGCCTTGACGACGGCTACGAGGGCGCGGATGTCGACGACGGCTTCGACGTGAACGACGAGATCGACGACCCCGCGAACGACCTTCCCGATACGGACGGCACGGAGGACGTGAACTACCGGGACCTTGACGATGACGGCGACGGCATCGACACCCCTGACGAGGATGCCGACGGGGACGGGGACCCGACCGATGACGACACGGACGGCGACGGCACGCCCGACTATCTGGACCCCGACAACGGCCCCGACACCGATGGTGACGGCGTGCCCGATGTGGTGGACATCGACGATGACAACGACGGCATCCTGGACACGGTGGAGAATCCCGATTTGGATGGCGACGGCGACCCCTTGACCGACCCGCAGGACAGCGACGGCGACGGCCGCCCCGACCACCTCGACATCGACTCGGATGACGACGGGATCCCGGACAACGTGGAGGGGCAGCCCACGGAGGGCTACGTGCCCCCGAGCGGCAACGACAGTGACAACGACGGCCTTGACGATGCCTACGAGGGCAGCGGTGACGAGGGGGTGACGCCCGAGGACACCGACGGCGACACGGCACCGGACTATCTGGACGGTGACAGTGACAACGACCTTGTGCCGGACAACAACGAGGGCAACGACTTCGACTTCGACGGGGTGCCCGATTGGACGTTTGTGGGCGAGGACACGGACGGCGACGGCCTTGACGACGGCTACGAGGGCGCGGATGTCGACGACGGCTTCGACGTGAACGACGAGATCGACGACCCCGCGAACGACCTTCCCGATACGGACGGCACGGAGGACGTGAACTACCGGGACCTTGACGATGACGGCGACGGCATCGACACCCCTGACGAGGATGCCGACGGGGACGGGGACCCGACCGATGACGACACGGACGGCGACGGCACGCCCGACTATCTGGACCCCGACAACGGCCCCGACACCGATGGTGACGGCGTGCCCGATGTGGTGGACATCGACGATGACAACGACGGCATCCTGGACACGGTGGAGAATCCCGATTTGGATGGCGACGGCGACCCCTTGACCGACCCGCAGGACAGCGACGGCGACGGCCGCCCCGACCACCTCGACATCGACTCGGATGACGACGGGATCCCGGACAACGTGGAGGGGCAGCCCACGGAGGGCTACGTGCCCCCGAGCGGCAACGACAGTGACAACGACGGCCTTGACGATGCCTACGAGGGCAGCGGTGACGAGGGGGTGACGCCCGAGGACACCGACGGCGACACGGCACCGGACTATCTGGACGGTGACAGTGACAACGACCTTGTGCCGGACAACAACGAGGGCAACGACTTCGACTTCGACGGGGTGCCCGATTGGACGTTTGTGGGCGAGGACACGGACGGCGACGGCCTTGACGACGGCTACGAGGGCGCGGATGTCGACGACGGCTTCGACGTGAACGACGAGATCGACGACCCCGCGAACGACCTTCCCGATACGGACGGCACGGAGGACGTGAACTACCGGGACCTTGACGATGACGGCGACGGCATCGACACCCCTGACGAGGATGCCGACGGGGACGGGGACCCGACCGATGACGACACGGACGGCGACGGCACGCCCGACTATCTGGACCCCGACAACGGCCCCGACACCGATGGTGACGGCGTGCCCGATGTGGTGGACATCGACGATGACAACGACGGCATCCTGGACACGGTGGAGAATCCCGATTTGGATGGCGACGGCGACCCCTTGACCGACCCGCAGGACAGCGACGGCGACGGCCGCCCCGACCACCTCGACATCGACTCGGATGACGACGGGATCCCGGACAACGTGGAGGGGCAGCCCACGGAGGGCTACGTGCCCCCGAGCGGCAACGACAGTGACAACGACGGCCTTGACGATGCCTACGAGGGCAGCGGTGACGAGGGGGTGACGCCCGAGGACACCGACGGCGACACGGCACCGGACTATCTGGACGGTGACAGTGACAACGACCTTGTGCCGGACAACAACGAGGGCAACGACTTCGACTTCGACGGGGTGCCCGATTGGACGTTTGTGGGCGAGGACACGGACGGCGACGGCCTTGACGACGGCTACGAGGGCGCGGATGTCGACGACGGCTTCGACGTGAACGACGAGATCGACGACCCCGCGAACGACCTTCCCGATACGGACGGCACGGAGGACGTGAACTACCGGGACCTTGACGATGACGGCGACGGCATCGACACCCCTGACGAGGATGCCGACGGGGACGGGGACCCGACCGATGACGACACGGACGGCGACGGCACGCCCGACTATCTGGACCCCGACAACGGCCCCGACACCGATGGTGACGGCGTGCCCGATGTGGTGGACATCGACGATGACAACGACGGCATCCTGGACACGGTGGAGAATCCCGATTTGGATGGCGACGGCGACCCCTTGACCGACCCGCAGGACAGCGACGGCGACGGCCGCCCCGACCACCTCGACATCGACTCGGATGACGACGGGATCCCGGACAACGTGGAGGGGCAGCCCACGGAGGGCTACGTGCCCCCGAGCGGCAACGACAGTGACAACGACGGCCTTGACGATGCCTACGAGGGCAGCGGTGACGAGGGGGTGACGCCCGAGGACACCGACGGCGACACGGCACCGGACTATCTGGACGGTGACAGTGACAACGACCTTGTGCCGGACAACAACGAGGGCAACGACTTCGACTTCGACGGGGTGCCCGATTGGACGTTTGTGGGCGAGGACACGGACGGCGACGGCCTTGACGACGGCTACGAGGGCGCGGATGTCGACGACGGCTTCGACGTGAACGACGAGATCGACGACCCCGCGAACGACCTTCCCGATACGGACGGCACGGAGGACGTGAACTACCGGGACCTTGACGATGACGGCGACGGCATCGACACCCCTGACGAGGATGCCGACGGGGACGGGGACCCGACCGATGACGACACGGACGGCGACGGCACGCCCGACTACCTGGACCCCGACAACGATCCCCCTCAAGAAGACAAGATTGAGGTAAACCAATTGGTTACTCCAAATGGGGATGGAAGGAATGACTTTTTGTTTATCCGCGGAGTAGAAAATGCTAGGAACAATACATTGAAGATTTTTAACAGATGGGGGGTTGCCGTTTACGAAGGCAAGAACTACAATAACATCAACAATGTATTTGATGGCCGGTCAAAAGGTAGGTCAACCCTATCAGCGGACAATTACCTGCCTTCGGGGGTATATTTTTATATATTTGAGTACGAATCAGAACAAGGAAAAATAACCGACACCGATTACCTCTATATAAGCCGATAA
- a CDS encoding DUF3467 domain-containing protein, with protein MADKEKKQKQINIELDEKTAEGIYSNLAIINHSVSEFVVDFISMMPGTPKAKVKSRIILTPQHAKKFLKALNDNVVRFEQAHGTIKDYEQPPIPLNFGPTGEA; from the coding sequence ATGGCTGATAAAGAGAAAAAGCAAAAGCAGATTAACATAGAACTTGATGAGAAAACTGCCGAGGGAATATATTCCAACTTGGCAATCATCAATCATTCAGTCTCAGAGTTTGTAGTGGATTTTATCAGTATGATGCCGGGCACACCCAAAGCAAAGGTCAAAAGTAGGATTATTTTGACGCCGCAGCACGCCAAGAAGTTTCTAAAGGCCCTTAACGACAACGTGGTGCGTTTTGAACAGGCCCATGGCACCATAAAGGATTATGAACAGCCCCCAATTCCGCTCAATTTTGGTCCAACTGGGGAGGCTTAA
- the rpoC gene encoding DNA-directed RNA polymerase subunit beta': MARIKDINTPKRFNKISIGLASPEAILAESRGEVLKPETINYRTHKPERDGLFCERIFGPVKDYECACGKYKRIRYRGIVCDRCGVEVTEKKVRRDRVGHINLVVPVAHIWYFRSLPNKIGYLLGLPSKKLDMIIYYERYVVIQPGIAKGPEGEEIKKMDFLTEEEYLNILETLPAENQYLEDSDPNKFIAKMGAECLIDLLSRIDLKELSYELRHKANTETSKQRKTEALKRLQVVEAFREAQENRENRPEWMIMKVVPVIPPELRPLVPLDGGRFATSDLNDLYRRVIIRNNRLKRLMEIKAPEVILRNEKRMLQEAVDSLFDNTRKASAVKTESNRPLKSLSDSLKGKQGRFRQNLLGKRVDYSARSVIVVGPEMKLYECGLPKDMAAELYKPFVIRKLIERGIVKTVKSAKKIIDKKEPVVWDILDNVIKGHPVLLNRAPTLHRLGIQAFQPKLIEGKAIRLHPLACTAFNADFDGDQMAVHLPLGPEAILEAQLLMLASQNILNPANGSPITVPSQDMVLGLYYMTKERKSTKEHPVKGEGLTFYSDEEVVIAFNEGRVDLNACIKVRAKDFNEDGELVYQIIETTVGRVLFNRVVPENAGFINEVLNKKSLRNIIGKILSVTDVPTTAEFLDKIKTMGYEFAFKGGLSFSLGDIIIPKEKQEMIDDANRQVDGIMANYNMGLITNNERYNQVIDVWTSTNAMLTELAMKRIREDQQGFNSVYMMLDSGARGSKEQIRQLTGMRGLMAKPKKSTAGGGEIIENPILSNFKEGLSILEYFISTHGARKGLADTALKTADAGYLTRRLVDVSQDVIVTIEDCETLRGIEVQALKKNEEVVETLGERILGRVSLHDVYDPMTEELLLKSGQEIKEADVAKIEASPIEKIEVRSALTCEAPKGICAKCYGRNLATNKMVQRGEAVGVVAAQSIGEPGTQLTLRTFHVGGIAGNISEDNKLEAKYDGIAEIEDLRTVEGENTEGEKANIVISRTTEIKIVDQKTGITLSTNNIPYGSQLFIKNGAKVKKGDVICQWDPYNGVIVSEFTGQIAYENIEQGVTYQVEIDEQTGFQEKVISESRNKKLIPTLHIKDGKGEVLRSYNLPVGSHLMVNDGDKIKEGKILVKIPRKSAKAGDITGGLPRVTELFEARNPSNPAVVSEIDGVVSFGKIKRGNREIIIESKLGEVKKYLVKLSNQILVQENDYVRAGMPLSDGSITPDDILAIKGPSAVQQYLVNEVQEVYRLQGVKINDKHFEVVVRQMMQKVRIEDPGDTVFLENQLVHKDDFIKENDEIFGKKVVEDPGESENLKAGQIITARELRDENSLLKRSDKQLVTARDAIAATATPVLQGITRASLQTKSFISAASFQETTKVLNEAAVNGKVDTLEGLKENVIVGHKIPAGTGMRDYDSIIVGSKEEYDEIMARKEEFKF, from the coding sequence ATGGCAAGAATTAAAGATATTAATACGCCAAAGAGGTTTAACAAAATTTCAATAGGTCTTGCATCGCCAGAGGCAATCTTGGCTGAATCGCGAGGAGAGGTTTTGAAGCCTGAAACCATCAACTACCGAACGCACAAGCCCGAACGAGACGGTTTGTTTTGCGAGCGTATCTTCGGTCCGGTGAAAGATTACGAGTGTGCCTGTGGCAAGTACAAGCGTATACGGTACCGCGGTATTGTCTGTGACCGTTGCGGTGTTGAGGTGACCGAGAAAAAGGTGCGAAGAGATAGGGTTGGACACATCAACTTGGTAGTGCCCGTGGCCCACATCTGGTATTTTAGGTCGTTGCCGAACAAAATCGGATACCTTCTTGGATTGCCATCCAAGAAGCTCGATATGATCATCTACTATGAAAGGTATGTGGTCATTCAGCCGGGTATCGCCAAAGGTCCGGAAGGAGAGGAAATCAAAAAAATGGATTTCCTTACTGAGGAAGAGTATCTGAACATTTTGGAGACCTTGCCGGCAGAGAACCAATATTTGGAAGATTCCGATCCCAACAAGTTCATCGCTAAGATGGGAGCAGAATGTCTAATCGACCTATTGTCGAGAATAGACCTCAAAGAGCTTTCATATGAGTTGAGGCACAAAGCCAACACCGAGACCTCGAAACAACGTAAAACAGAGGCGTTGAAACGCCTTCAGGTCGTAGAGGCTTTCCGTGAGGCACAAGAAAACCGTGAGAACCGTCCAGAATGGATGATCATGAAGGTCGTACCGGTTATTCCACCAGAACTGAGACCTTTGGTTCCGTTGGATGGTGGCCGTTTTGCGACCTCTGACCTGAACGACCTATACAGAAGGGTCATCATCAGAAACAATCGTTTGAAGCGCTTGATGGAAATCAAGGCGCCAGAAGTCATCCTTAGAAATGAAAAGAGGATGCTTCAAGAGGCGGTTGATTCGTTGTTCGACAATACCAGAAAGGCATCGGCCGTGAAAACCGAGTCTAATAGGCCATTGAAGTCACTTTCAGATTCGTTGAAAGGGAAGCAAGGGCGTTTCCGTCAGAACCTTTTGGGTAAACGTGTTGATTATTCGGCACGTTCGGTCATCGTCGTGGGCCCTGAAATGAAATTGTACGAATGTGGTCTTCCGAAAGATATGGCCGCAGAACTGTACAAGCCCTTTGTGATTCGAAAGTTGATAGAAAGGGGTATTGTAAAGACGGTTAAATCTGCCAAAAAGATAATAGATAAAAAAGAGCCCGTTGTATGGGATATTCTTGACAACGTTATCAAGGGCCACCCTGTATTGTTAAACAGGGCCCCCACATTGCACCGTTTGGGTATCCAGGCATTTCAGCCCAAATTGATCGAGGGTAAGGCAATTCGTTTGCACCCATTGGCTTGCACGGCCTTTAACGCCGACTTCGATGGTGACCAAATGGCGGTGCACCTTCCGTTGGGGCCTGAGGCCATTCTTGAGGCGCAGTTGTTGATGCTGGCCTCACAGAATATTTTGAATCCTGCGAACGGTTCACCGATTACCGTGCCGTCGCAAGACATGGTTTTGGGTCTTTATTATATGACCAAAGAGCGAAAGTCTACCAAAGAGCACCCCGTTAAGGGAGAGGGATTGACCTTCTATTCAGATGAAGAGGTGGTCATTGCCTTCAACGAGGGTAGGGTTGACCTGAATGCCTGTATCAAGGTAAGGGCCAAAGATTTCAATGAAGATGGTGAACTGGTCTATCAAATAATCGAAACCACCGTTGGTAGGGTATTGTTCAACCGTGTGGTACCTGAGAATGCTGGTTTTATCAACGAGGTACTGAACAAAAAATCGCTTCGAAACATTATCGGAAAGATTTTGAGCGTTACCGATGTGCCGACGACCGCCGAGTTCTTGGATAAAATCAAGACCATGGGGTACGAATTCGCTTTCAAGGGAGGCCTTTCGTTCAGCTTGGGTGATATTATCATTCCAAAGGAGAAACAAGAAATGATCGATGATGCCAACCGGCAGGTAGATGGTATCATGGCCAACTATAACATGGGTCTTATTACAAATAATGAAAGGTATAACCAGGTTATTGATGTTTGGACCTCTACCAATGCCATGCTGACCGAATTGGCGATGAAACGAATTCGTGAAGACCAGCAAGGTTTCAACTCTGTTTATATGATGTTGGATTCTGGTGCAAGGGGTTCTAAAGAACAGATTCGTCAGTTGACCGGTATGCGTGGTCTAATGGCGAAACCGAAGAAATCTACGGCCGGTGGTGGTGAGATTATCGAAAACCCGATTCTTTCTAACTTTAAGGAAGGATTGTCCATTTTGGAATACTTTATCTCGACCCACGGTGCCCGTAAAGGTCTTGCCGATACGGCCTTGAAGACAGCAGATGCTGGATATCTGACACGAAGATTGGTTGATGTATCGCAAGATGTGATCGTGACCATTGAAGATTGCGAGACCTTGAGGGGAATCGAGGTACAGGCCTTGAAAAAGAACGAAGAGGTAGTCGAAACACTTGGTGAACGAATTCTGGGCAGGGTTTCGCTACACGATGTGTATGACCCAATGACGGAAGAATTGTTGCTGAAATCAGGTCAAGAGATCAAAGAGGCCGATGTAGCGAAAATAGAGGCTTCACCTATCGAAAAAATCGAAGTTCGCTCTGCTTTGACCTGTGAGGCACCCAAGGGTATCTGCGCCAAATGTTACGGAAGAAACCTCGCCACCAATAAAATGGTGCAGCGCGGTGAAGCCGTTGGTGTGGTCGCTGCCCAATCAATTGGTGAGCCCGGTACACAGTTGACGCTTCGTACGTTCCACGTTGGGGGTATCGCCGGAAACATTTCTGAAGACAACAAGTTGGAAGCCAAATATGATGGTATCGCTGAAATCGAGGATTTGCGAACTGTCGAAGGAGAGAATACCGAAGGCGAAAAGGCAAACATCGTGATTTCACGAACCACTGAAATCAAGATTGTTGACCAAAAAACCGGTATAACGTTGAGCACCAACAACATTCCTTATGGCTCGCAACTGTTCATCAAAAATGGGGCAAAAGTCAAAAAAGGAGATGTTATTTGCCAATGGGATCCCTATAATGGTGTAATCGTATCTGAGTTTACAGGTCAGATTGCCTATGAGAACATTGAGCAAGGTGTTACCTATCAAGTTGAGATCGATGAGCAGACTGGTTTCCAAGAGAAGGTAATCTCAGAATCTCGAAACAAGAAATTGATCCCCACCCTACATATTAAAGATGGTAAGGGAGAGGTATTGCGTTCTTACAACCTACCCGTTGGATCACACTTGATGGTGAACGATGGTGACAAGATCAAAGAAGGTAAGATTTTGGTCAAGATCCCGCGTAAATCTGCAAAAGCAGGGGATATCACAGGTGGTCTGCCAAGGGTTACGGAGCTGTTCGAAGCTAGAAACCCATCCAATCCGGCTGTGGTCTCAGAAATAGATGGCGTGGTATCTTTCGGTAAGATCAAAAGAGGAAACCGTGAGATCATCATCGAGTCTAAACTGGGTGAGGTCAAGAAATACTTGGTCAAACTTTCAAACCAAATTCTGGTGCAAGAGAACGATTACGTTCGTGCTGGCATGCCATTGTCTGATGGGTCGATTACCCCTGACGATATTTTGGCTATCAAAGGCCCTTCTGCCGTACAGCAGTATTTGGTAAACGAAGTTCAAGAGGTATACCGTTTGCAAGGTGTAAAGATCAACGACAAGCACTTTGAGGTGGTCGTTAGACAAATGATGCAAAAGGTTCGAATAGAGGATCCGGGCGATACTGTCTTCTTAGAAAACCAGTTGGTTCACAAAGATGATTTTATCAAGGAAAACGATGAGATTTTCGGCAAGAAGGTGGTTGAAGATCCAGGAGAATCAGAAAACCTTAAAGCTGGTCAGATCATTACAGCACGTGAATTGCGTGACGAAAACTCGTTGCTCAAGCGCTCTGACAAGCAACTGGTCACTGCCAGGGATGCTATTGCAGCCACTGCCACTCCAGTACTTCAGGGTATTACCAGAGCATCATTGCAGACCAAATCGTTTATTTCTGCGGCCTCTTTCCAAGAGACGACCAAAGTATTGAACGAGGCAGCGGTGAACGGTAAGGTTGACACGCTTGAAGGATTGAAAGAGAACGTTATTGTGGGTCATAAGATTCCTGCCGGTACCGGTATGAGGGACTACGATAGTATAATCGTGGGTTCCAAGGAAGAATATGATGAGATCATGGCCCGCAAAGAGGAATTTAAATTCTAG
- a CDS encoding peptide chain release factor 3, which yields MDFEKEIARRRTFGIISHPDAGKTTLTEKLLLFGGAIQEAGAVKNNKIKKSATSDFMEIERQRGISVATSVLAFLYKNFKINILDTPGHKDFAEDTFRTLTAVDSVIVVIDVAKGVEEQTEKLVEVCRMRNIPMIVFINKLDREGKDAFDLLDEVEQKLGLSVTPLSFPIGMGYDFKGIYNIYEKNINLFSGNSKKNIEETIAFDNLEDPDLENIIGETAAQTLRENLELVKGVYPEFDKKAYLDGALQPVFFGSALNNFGVRELLDCFVEIAPTPRPKKAEERLVKPNEKDFSGFVFKIHANMDPKHRDRLAFVKVVSGTFERNKPYLHVRLGKKLKFSSPNAFFAEKKEIVDVSFPGDIVGLHDTGNFKIGDTLTSGEALNYRGIPNFSPEHFRYINNADPMKAKQLNKGIDQLMDEGVAQLFTLEMNGRKVIGTVGALQYEVIQYRLEHEYGAKCTYENFPVYKACWIDPESDNDEFREFKRVKQKFLAKDKSGQLVFLADSAFSLQMTQQKYPTVKLRFTSEKEL from the coding sequence ATGGATTTTGAAAAGGAAATTGCCCGAAGGAGAACTTTCGGAATCATTTCGCACCCCGATGCCGGTAAAACTACTCTGACCGAAAAATTGCTGCTGTTCGGAGGTGCCATTCAAGAGGCGGGGGCCGTAAAAAATAACAAAATAAAAAAATCGGCCACCAGCGACTTCATGGAAATTGAGCGACAAAGGGGCATTTCTGTGGCAACGTCGGTACTCGCATTTTTATATAAAAATTTCAAAATCAACATTTTAGACACTCCTGGACACAAGGATTTCGCCGAAGACACCTTCAGAACCCTAACTGCTGTGGACAGCGTTATTGTGGTAATTGATGTGGCAAAAGGTGTTGAGGAACAGACCGAAAAATTGGTTGAAGTATGTCGAATGCGGAACATACCGATGATCGTTTTTATCAACAAACTGGATAGGGAAGGAAAAGATGCTTTTGACCTACTGGACGAGGTAGAGCAAAAGTTGGGGCTTTCGGTAACCCCATTGAGCTTTCCAATCGGAATGGGATACGATTTCAAGGGAATCTATAATATCTATGAGAAAAACATCAACCTGTTCAGTGGCAACAGCAAAAAAAATATTGAAGAAACCATTGCGTTTGATAATCTTGAAGACCCCGACTTAGAGAATATCATCGGGGAAACTGCTGCACAGACCCTACGTGAAAACCTTGAATTGGTCAAGGGCGTGTATCCTGAATTTGATAAGAAAGCTTATTTAGATGGAGCCTTGCAACCCGTCTTTTTTGGTTCGGCACTCAATAATTTTGGGGTAAGAGAGCTGCTGGATTGCTTTGTTGAGATTGCGCCTACGCCACGGCCAAAAAAAGCAGAAGAAAGATTGGTGAAGCCCAATGAAAAAGATTTTTCTGGCTTCGTATTTAAAATACATGCCAACATGGACCCCAAGCATAGAGACCGTCTGGCCTTTGTCAAGGTGGTCTCAGGAACTTTTGAACGAAACAAACCTTATTTGCATGTCAGACTTGGCAAAAAACTCAAGTTTTCGAGTCCGAATGCTTTTTTTGCCGAGAAAAAAGAAATTGTCGATGTCTCATTTCCAGGAGATATCGTAGGCCTACACGATACAGGAAATTTTAAAATTGGCGATACACTCACTTCAGGTGAGGCACTGAATTATAGGGGCATACCCAATTTTTCCCCTGAACATTTCAGATATATCAACAACGCAGACCCGATGAAAGCCAAGCAATTGAACAAGGGCATTGACCAGTTGATGGACGAGGGGGTAGCCCAATTGTTCACACTTGAAATGAACGGGAGAAAGGTTATTGGAACTGTAGGAGCGCTTCAATACGAGGTGATTCAATATAGGTTGGAGCACGAATATGGGGCCAAATGCACCTATGAAAATTTTCCTGTATACAAAGCCTGTTGGATAGATCCTGAAAGTGACAATGACGAGTTCAGGGAGTTCAAGCGTGTGAAGCAAAAATTTTTGGCAAAAGATAAAAGCGGACAGTTGGTGTTTTTAGCCGATTCGGCCTTCTCGTTACAAATGACCCAACAAAAATACCCGACCGTAAAGCTTCGCTTTACTTCAGAAAAAGAACTATAA